The Halorhabdus rudnickae DNA segment GTCGCTCTCTCGTCAGCCTGGGGCGTTGCCGCTCCCTCGTCGGCCGCAGCCGTCGTCGCTACCGCGTCGTCCGCCGTCGCCGAGACTGCCCCGTCGGTTTCCCCCGTCGTCGCTGACTCGTCCTCGCTCTCCGACGCCGAGGTCGGTTCGGCCGCCTCGACAGCCGATCCGTTCCCGGACGAGGTGACGACTGCTCCGTCGCCGGCAGTGTCCGTCTCGGATCCGTCACCAGTCGTCTTTCTCTCCGCCGAGACGTCGTCAGACGGAGATTGTGCTGTGTCGGTCCCGTCTGACGGTGTCTGATCGTCAGTCTCGCTGTCGCTCGAATCCGAGGAGTCGAGGCTCGTTCGGTCGGTCGCGTCGGAGTCAGCCGTGACCGTCCCGTCCTCGAGAACGGCCTCGTAGGGCACCTTCTCCCGGAGCGAGCCAGTCACCTCCGATCGGGAGAGATCCTCGACGGAACGCCCCTCCGGTGCGAAGGCGACGTAGTCGACGCTGGCGACCTGGGCGAGTTCGCGCAGGATGAGGTCGCCCCCGCGATCGCCGTCCAAGAACGCGGTGACCGTTCGATCGTGCGTGAGGTCGGCGATCGCATCGGGGACATCCGTCCCTTCGACGGCGACGGCGTTCTTGATCCCATACTCCAGCATCGTCAGGACGTCCGCCCGACCCTCGACGACGATGATCGCGTCGCTGTCGGTCACACGCGGCCCAGCGGGCAACCCCTCGTAGTCGGTGATGCGATCGACACGCACCCGGCGACGGACCTCCTCGACGAGTTCGTCACTGGAGACGGCCTCCTCGTCGAAGGCTGCCAGCAGTTGCTCGGCGCGGTCGACGATCTCCCGGCGCTTTGCGGTCCGAACGTCCTCGAGTTCGGTCACTTCGACGTCGGCCCGGCACGGGCCGACCCGGTCGATCGCCTCCAGAGAGGCCGCGAGGATCGCCGTTTCGACGCGGTCGAGCCCGCTAGCGATGGTCACATCGCCCCGGGAACGACCCGCCTCGGTCTGGACTTCGACGTCGATACGCCCGACTTTCGAGGATTCTTGAAGGGTCCGGAGGTCGAGGTCTTCGCCGAGCAGCCCTTCGGTCTGGCCGAAGATCGCGCCGACGACGTCACTTCGCTCGACCACCCCGTTTGCCTCGAAACGTGCGTGAATGAGATATTTCGCTGAATCCTGCATTGATGATCTGCCCCGTCATGGGACGTGATGATGATGCCATGGCCGAATGCATGGACAGCGATCCCTATGTCACGGGCCAGCAAATACCTGTCGGGACAGAGACAGGCCCGCCGAGCGGACGGGAACGGCGGACGAGTCCCCCGACGTTTTGAACATATTTTCTTTTCGAACCGGCAGATTGGTGGAGAGTGATAACTATTATACCCGAACGTAGACAAACTACGTTCGTATGACGGCAACTCGCGAAGAGTTGTTCTGGGTGTGCGTCGGGCTCGGCCTGTGTGCCCTGGCGATCCCCTGGTTCCTGTGGGGCAACGACGCCGTGGTCGCTGGCCTCCCGCTGTGGTTGTGGTGGCATATCGGCTGGATGGGGCTGACGGCGATCGTCTTCTATGCCTTCACCAGATACGCCTGGGGCATCGGCGTCGAAGGAGGGGTTCGCGATGGCTAACGTCGCCCTGCAGATGGCAATCGTCGTCGGCTACTTGCTGCTCGCCCTGGCGGTCGGCCTGTTCGCCTACCGCCTCACCGATCGCTCAGCCGAGGACTACTACCTGGCGAGTCGGACGATCGGAACGGTTGTCCTTCTGTTTACGACCTTCGCGACGTTGCTATCGGCCTTTACTTTCTTCGGCGGCCCCAACCTGGCGTTTGCGGCCGGTCCGGAGTGGATCCTCGTGATGGGGCTGATGGACGGCGTCATCTTCGGGATCCTGTGGTACGTCATGGGCTACAAGCAGTGGCTGATCGGCCGGAAACACGACTACGTCACAGTGGGGGAGATGCTGGGCGATCGCTTCGGTTCACGGGCGCTCCGGGGCCTGGTCGCCGCGATCAGCCTCTTCTGGCTGCTGGAGTACGTCATGCTCCAGCAGGTCGGGGCCGGCCGGGCGCTGGAATCGCTCACGGAAGGGGCGATCCCCTACTGGGCGGGGGCAGCGTTGATCACTGCGTTCATGATCGGATACGTCGTCTTGGCGGGGATGCGCGGCGTCGCCTGGACGGACACGCTCCAGGGCCTGTTTATGCTTGTTCTCGTGTGGCTCGCGCTGGCATGGATCGTCGTCACGACCGGCGGCTCGGGCGAATTGACGAGCGCGATGGGCAAGGTCAACCCCGAGTTCCTCTCGCTGGGTGGCGGGCTGTACTCCCCCCAATACATGCTTTCGATGGCGATCGCGATCGGGTTCGGCGTCGCGATGTTCCCACAGATCAACCAGCGCTTCTTCGTCGCCCGGAGCAAGCGCGTCCTCAAGCGCTCGCTCGCCCTGTGGCCACTGTTGGTCATCCTGCTGTTCGTCCCCGCGTTCATTCTTGGCGCGTGGGCAACGGGACTCGGGGTTACGCCCAACGCCAGGGGCAACATCCTCCCGCCGTTGCTGAACGCCTTCACGCCGACGTGGTTCGCGGCATTGGTCGTTGCAGGCGCGATGGCCGCGATGATGTCCTCCAGTGATTCGATGCTTTTGTCTGGGTCGTCGTACCTGACCCGGGACCTCTATCGGCCCTTCCTCGACCCCGATGCCAGCGACCGCCGGGAGGATCTCGTCGCCAGGCTGGCGGTCGTCGCCTTCGCCCTGATCGCGCTGGCGATGAGTCTCGGGACGGATCTGACGCTCATCCAGATCGGCGCGACGGCATTCAAAGGCTATGCCCAGTTGACTCTGCCCGTACTCGTCGCGCTGTACTGGCGCGGGACGACCCGGGCCGGCATGCTCGCCGGCGTCGGCGTCAGTCAGGCGTTCTACCTGTTGGCGACGTTCACTGATGTCGTGCCCGCGACCTACTGGGGCTGGCAAGCGGGTCTCGTCGGAATGGGAATCGGGCTCGCATTGACAGTCGGTGTCTCGCTGGTAACGACGGCCGGTGCTGAGGCTGACGCGACACTCTATGAGGGACTTCGCGCGGACTGAACACGTTTAAACCACTACCTGAGAATTCACCACCATGCAAACACACATCGTCCCGGTCGGGTTCGACTACGACCGACTCATCGCGCCGCTGGTCCGGGAACAACGCACCGTCGACCGCGCCATCCTGCTGGAAGGCGCCATCGGCAACGAGGCCAACGCCGAATACTCCCGGCTGCTAACCAGCCAGTTGGAAAAAGACTTCCAGAACCTGCTTGGCTCGAACACCGAGCGCATCCTCGTCGAGGACGTCTATGACTACGACGCCGCCTTCGAGCAGGGCTTCTCACTGATCAGTGCCGAACTCGACCGAGATCCGGACGCCGATGTCTGGCTCAACATCTCCGCGATGCCCCGGACAGTGAGCTTCGCGTTCGCGACGGCCGCCCACTCCATCGCCGTCGAACGCGAGGGCGACCGCGAGCGGATCCACACCTACTACACCGCTCCCGAGAAGTATCTCGAGACGGAACTCGCCGAAGAGCTGCGCGAACAGATCGACCTGCTGGAAGGGCTTGCCGGCGACATCGACTCCGAAAAGATCGACGAACGCCTGACGAGCGCCCAAGAACTCATCAAAGAGTTCGACGAGCGCGGAACGACCATCGGCGCCAAGGAGATCGACGGCAGCTACATGGTCGAGATCCCCGTCGCCTCCTTCTCGAATGTCAAACCTTTCGAGGAGCTCATCCTCTTCACGCTGGGCGAACACGGCGAGTTCGAGTCGGTCTCCGAGTTGGCACAGACACTTGCGAAAGACCTCGGCGAGGAATATACCGACAGCTTCCGCTCGAAAGTCCTCTACAACGTCGATCGCCTCGGTCCCGGTGGAAAGGGCTACATCGAACAGGAAGAGCACGGCAAGTCCTACCGGACGCGCCTCTCCCGGATCGGCGAACTCTGGGTTCGTGCTCACTCCGGCGAGCGGCCCGATGTCGCCGTCTCGGGTGCGGGAACCTAGCCGAGACTTGGGTCTCCGGACAGCCCGTTCAGGCGTGTAGAACCTCGGCCAGGTCGCCGTTCTCTTCGTGTTCCTGTAAAATGTCGCTCCCGCCGACGAACTCCTCGTCGACGTAGGTCTGTGGAATCGTCTCCCAGCCGCTTTGCTCCGCCAGGGCGTCGCGATAGGCGGGCAACGCATCGAGGACGTTTACCGTCACAAAGTCGTCGCGATGGTCACGTATCAACCCGACCGCACGTTGGGAGAACCCACACTGCGGACGGTGTGGCGTGCCCTTCATGAACAGCACGACCTCGTTCTCGGCGATGGCTCGATCGACCCGGTCGGCGACGGATGCGGACCCGGATGTGGCGTCTGATGACATCGTCAGTGTCACGCGGTGAGGCCGCCTATCGGTTGGGGACGGAGCAACATCCGCCCCTACCTGTGACGTGCTAGCAGTTTTCAGTGCCATCACTGCCCGAGTTGGCTTCCGCCGGCGTGCGAGTCGTCACTTTCAGCGCGTGGATCTCCGTCGTCATCGCTTCCCCGAGGGCGTCGTAGACCAGTTCGTGTTGCTCGACGAGAGTCTTCCCGTCGAAAGCTGGTGAGATGACCTCGGCGGCGAGGTGTTCGGTGTCGTTAGGTCGCGGGTGGGTGACCGTCACCTCCGCGTCGTCGATCGCCGACTCGATGCGGGATTCGACTTCGGCTGGCTCCATGGCTGTGCTGGCTGATCGGCGGCCAAAGGGGTTGTGTTCGTGACAATTCGCGATGGACACTTGCTTCGAGCCGATCCAACACGAAACACTCAATCCGGAGGAACGTCGAGTCGGATGTATGCGACGGTACGTCCAAAACACCGGCCGCGCTACGCCGCAAACCGACCCTGTTGTGGACGCACGTACCGTAGTAGGGGCGGCCTAGCCCCACCACTCTCCTCACGTTCTGTCCCGGCCCACGATCGGACACCAACCAGCCAGCGAATGCGGAACACGGAAATCACCGACCACCAACGGAGAAACAATGAGCACGGACCACGACGCCGATACCGACGACGCACCGACGCCCGAACCCACGCTCGAGGGGGACTACGACCCCGGCGAGGTCGAACCCCGATGGCAGGACTACTGGGTCGAGAACGACACCTACGCCTACGAGGAACCCGAGACGCCCGACGCCGACACGCAGTTCACGATCGACACGCCGCCGCCGACGGTCTCGGGCGATCTGCACATGGGCCACCTCTATCAGTTCACCCTGCAGGACTTCGTGGCCCGCTACCATCGGATGGCAAAGGATACGACGTACTTCCCCTTTGGCTACGACGACAACGGCATCGCCTCCGAACGCCTGACCGAACGGGAACTTGGCATCCGCCACCAGGACTTCGAGCGCCGCGAATTCCAGGAGAAGTGCCGGGACGTCTGTGCCGACTACGAGGCCGCCTTCACCGACAACGTCCAATCGCTTGCCATCTCGATCGACTGGGACAACACCTACAAGACGATCGAGCCCCGCGTCCAGCGCCTTTCCCAGCTATCCTTCCTCGATCTATACGAGCAGGGACGGGAGTACCGACAGCGCGCGCCGACGATCTGGTGTCCTGACTGCGAGACAGCGATTTCCCAGGTTGAACAGGAGGACAAGGACAAGGCCACCACGTTCAACGACATCGCCTTCCCGTTGATTGAGGACGGAAACGGTGAGGCTGACGACGGCGAGACGTTGACCATCTCGACGACGCGGCCCGAGCTCCTGCCGGCCTGCGTCTCCATCTTCGTCCATCCGGACGACGACGAGAACCAACACCTCGTCGGCGGGACCGCCGAAGTCCCACTCTTCGGCCAAGAAGTCCCGATCATCGAGGACGACCGGGTCGACTTAGAGACTGGCAGCGGCGTGGTCATGTGCTGTACCTTCGGCGATCAGACCGATATCGAGTGGTACCAGGCCCACGACCTGGAGTTGCGGATCGCCATCGACGAGTCCGGCACGATGACCGACCGTGCCGGCGACTACGAGGGGTTGCGCACCGAGGACGCCCGCGAGGAGATCATCGAGGACCTCGACAGCGAGGGGTACCTCCTGGAGAGTCGTGACCACCAGCACACGGTCCAGGTCCACGAGCGCTGTGAGCACGAAGTCGAGTACCTCGTCACCGAGCAGTGGTACGTCGAGATGCTCGACCGGACCGACGAGTACCTCGATGCAGGGCGACAGATGGAGTGGTACCC contains these protein-coding regions:
- a CDS encoding glutaredoxin family protein, translated to MSSDATSGSASVADRVDRAIAENEVVLFMKGTPHRPQCGFSQRAVGLIRDHRDDFVTVNVLDALPAYRDALAEQSGWETIPQTYVDEEFVGGSDILQEHEENGDLAEVLHA
- the dnaG gene encoding DNA primase DnaG; this translates as MQDSAKYLIHARFEANGVVERSDVVGAIFGQTEGLLGEDLDLRTLQESSKVGRIDVEVQTEAGRSRGDVTIASGLDRVETAILAASLEAIDRVGPCRADVEVTELEDVRTAKRREIVDRAEQLLAAFDEEAVSSDELVEEVRRRVRVDRITDYEGLPAGPRVTDSDAIIVVEGRADVLTMLEYGIKNAVAVEGTDVPDAIADLTHDRTVTAFLDGDRGGDLILRELAQVASVDYVAFAPEGRSVEDLSRSEVTGSLREKVPYEAVLEDGTVTADSDATDRTSLDSSDSSDSETDDQTPSDGTDTAQSPSDDVSAERKTTGDGSETDTAGDGAVVTSSGNGSAVEAAEPTSASESEDESATTGETDGAVSATADDAVATTAAADEGAATPQADERATVATDGETATTAQNETESTAVDQAGETLDDHVQAVIGDSVEAVRLLDDSLATLAESPAGEAFEAVRGADPVPATVVLDGEVTQRLLDVAAQRGVSRIVATSAGEFVKQPASVRVSVVSEA
- a CDS encoding DUF3311 domain-containing protein, whose product is MTATREELFWVCVGLGLCALAIPWFLWGNDAVVAGLPLWLWWHIGWMGLTAIVFYAFTRYAWGIGVEGGVRDG
- a CDS encoding BolA family protein; the encoded protein is MEPAEVESRIESAIDDAEVTVTHPRPNDTEHLAAEVISPAFDGKTLVEQHELVYDALGEAMTTEIHALKVTTRTPAEANSGSDGTENC
- a CDS encoding HFX_2341 family transcriptional regulator, whose amino-acid sequence is MQTHIVPVGFDYDRLIAPLVREQRTVDRAILLEGAIGNEANAEYSRLLTSQLEKDFQNLLGSNTERILVEDVYDYDAAFEQGFSLISAELDRDPDADVWLNISAMPRTVSFAFATAAHSIAVEREGDRERIHTYYTAPEKYLETELAEELREQIDLLEGLAGDIDSEKIDERLTSAQELIKEFDERGTTIGAKEIDGSYMVEIPVASFSNVKPFEELILFTLGEHGEFESVSELAQTLAKDLGEEYTDSFRSKVLYNVDRLGPGGKGYIEQEEHGKSYRTRLSRIGELWVRAHSGERPDVAVSGAGT
- a CDS encoding sodium:solute symporter family protein, which translates into the protein MANVALQMAIVVGYLLLALAVGLFAYRLTDRSAEDYYLASRTIGTVVLLFTTFATLLSAFTFFGGPNLAFAAGPEWILVMGLMDGVIFGILWYVMGYKQWLIGRKHDYVTVGEMLGDRFGSRALRGLVAAISLFWLLEYVMLQQVGAGRALESLTEGAIPYWAGAALITAFMIGYVVLAGMRGVAWTDTLQGLFMLVLVWLALAWIVVTTGGSGELTSAMGKVNPEFLSLGGGLYSPQYMLSMAIAIGFGVAMFPQINQRFFVARSKRVLKRSLALWPLLVILLFVPAFILGAWATGLGVTPNARGNILPPLLNAFTPTWFAALVVAGAMAAMMSSSDSMLLSGSSYLTRDLYRPFLDPDASDRREDLVARLAVVAFALIALAMSLGTDLTLIQIGATAFKGYAQLTLPVLVALYWRGTTRAGMLAGVGVSQAFYLLATFTDVVPATYWGWQAGLVGMGIGLALTVGVSLVTTAGAEADATLYEGLRAD